The following coding sequences lie in one Flavobacteriales bacterium genomic window:
- the mfd gene encoding transcription-repair coupling factor, protein MNIPELKSIFSNSSQLKKIVSTIENNASIQLYLKGLVGSSVSFVSNTVYQKFPLNQLFVLNDKEEAAYVLNDLESVVGEENVLFFPASYKRAYQVDDTDNANVLLRAEVLNALANPASPNIIVTYPEALAEKVVTKKNLEKNTLKIGIGEQFSIEFINEVLYEYGFEREDFVIEPGQFSIRGGIVDVFSFSNDNPYRIEFFGNDIESIRTFDPVSQLSIKNFDKISIIPNLQTSLVTEGRESLIDYLPNSTLFWFNNIELTANLLDQNFDKILEAYTKVENSPINHAKPNELFFSKQDFFNTINKKNTIEFGIQCFNKDATEIIFNQKPQPEFNKNFDLLHQNLVANKKEGYTNILLADSSKQVERLHAIFEDIGKELHVESMLLPIHQGFIDTDLQICCYTDHQIFNRYQRFKLKNNSHKKGESLTLKEIHGLQPGDFITHIDHGVGRFSGLEKIDVNGKTQEAIRIVYSNNDLLYVNIHSLHKISKFVGQDGTQPKVNRLGSNQWQITKQKTKTKIKEVAFDLIKLYAERKSNKGFQFMPDTYLQNELEASFIYEDTPDQLKATIDVKKDMEAEYPMDRLICGDVGFGKTEIAIRAAFKAVADSKQVAILVPTTILALQHYKTFKKRLKDFPCNVDYINRFKSPKQQKLTLEKLAKGEVDILIGTHRIVGKDVKFKDLGLLIIDEEQKFGVSVKDKLKTIKTNVDTLTLTATPIPRTLQFSLMAARDLSNITTPPPNRQPVETRLQGFNEEVIRDAVSYEISRGGQVFFVNNRIENIKEIAGMIQRLCPEASVLIAHGQMPGDELEQKMMAFVDGEYDVLVATTIIESGLDISNANTIIINNANHFGLSDLHQMRGRVGRSNKKAFCYLLAPPMHELTPEARKRLTAIEQYSDLGSGFQIAMRDLDIRGAGNLLGAEQSGFISEIGFDMYQKILQEAIEELKESDFKELYAEELANKDFVRECQLETDLELLIPDAYISNVAERLTIYRELDDLDNEAQIEQYKTQLKDRFGEIPTETIELFNALILRKIAKKTGFEKLVLKQQKLIGYFIANQDSLFYQSDSFTKVLKYVQSNPRFCAMKERNEKLTLVFENVKSIKQAIELIEPILQPTAIA, encoded by the coding sequence AAAAATTTCCGTTAAACCAGCTTTTTGTGTTAAACGACAAGGAAGAAGCTGCTTATGTTTTAAACGATTTAGAAAGTGTTGTTGGCGAAGAAAATGTTTTGTTTTTTCCAGCTTCCTATAAAAGAGCCTATCAAGTTGATGATACCGATAATGCTAACGTATTATTGAGAGCAGAAGTACTCAATGCTTTAGCCAACCCAGCATCGCCAAACATTATAGTAACCTACCCCGAAGCTTTAGCTGAAAAAGTAGTAACAAAAAAAAATCTCGAAAAAAATACGCTTAAAATTGGTATTGGTGAGCAATTTTCTATTGAGTTTATTAATGAAGTACTTTACGAATATGGTTTTGAACGTGAAGATTTTGTTATTGAACCCGGTCAATTTTCTATTCGTGGAGGTATTGTTGACGTGTTCTCATTTTCTAACGATAACCCTTATCGAATTGAGTTTTTTGGAAACGATATTGAATCCATTAGAACTTTCGACCCTGTTTCGCAATTAAGCATCAAAAATTTTGATAAAATTTCTATCATCCCCAATTTACAAACTAGCCTTGTTACTGAAGGAAGAGAGTCGTTAATTGACTATTTACCCAATTCAACACTTTTTTGGTTCAACAACATTGAATTAACTGCCAATTTGCTCGACCAAAATTTTGATAAAATTTTAGAGGCTTACACTAAAGTGGAAAACTCACCTATTAATCATGCGAAACCCAACGAGTTATTTTTCTCAAAACAGGATTTTTTTAATACCATCAACAAAAAAAACACCATTGAATTTGGTATTCAATGTTTCAATAAAGATGCTACTGAAATAATATTCAACCAAAAACCTCAACCCGAATTCAACAAGAATTTTGATCTACTTCACCAAAATTTAGTTGCCAACAAAAAAGAGGGTTACACCAATATTTTATTGGCTGATAGCAGTAAACAAGTGGAACGTTTACATGCCATTTTTGAAGATATTGGCAAAGAACTACATGTCGAATCTATGCTATTACCTATTCATCAAGGATTTATTGATACTGATTTACAAATTTGTTGTTATACCGACCATCAAATATTTAACCGTTACCAACGCTTTAAATTAAAAAACAATAGTCATAAAAAAGGAGAATCATTAACCTTAAAGGAAATTCATGGCTTACAACCTGGCGATTTTATTACTCACATCGACCATGGTGTTGGGCGATTCTCAGGATTAGAAAAAATCGACGTAAATGGAAAAACTCAAGAAGCTATTCGTATTGTTTACTCCAACAACGATTTGCTTTATGTAAACATTCATTCGCTTCATAAAATTTCAAAATTTGTTGGGCAAGATGGCACTCAACCCAAAGTAAATCGATTGGGTTCTAACCAATGGCAAATAACCAAACAAAAAACCAAAACCAAAATAAAAGAAGTTGCCTTCGACTTAATAAAACTGTATGCTGAACGTAAATCGAACAAAGGTTTTCAATTTATGCCTGACACGTATTTACAAAACGAATTGGAAGCATCGTTTATTTATGAAGATACCCCTGACCAATTAAAAGCTACTATTGATGTTAAAAAAGACATGGAAGCTGAATATCCGATGGATAGATTAATTTGTGGAGATGTTGGTTTTGGAAAAACAGAAATTGCTATTCGAGCAGCTTTTAAAGCTGTTGCTGATAGCAAACAAGTGGCTATTTTAGTTCCTACAACCATTTTGGCTTTACAGCATTATAAAACCTTTAAAAAACGACTTAAAGATTTTCCTTGTAATGTAGATTACATCAACCGTTTTAAAAGCCCTAAGCAACAAAAATTAACCCTCGAAAAACTAGCAAAAGGAGAGGTTGACATTTTAATTGGAACGCACCGTATTGTAGGTAAAGATGTGAAATTTAAAGATTTAGGGTTGTTGATTATTGATGAGGAACAAAAGTTTGGTGTATCGGTAAAAGACAAATTAAAAACCATTAAAACAAATGTTGATACATTAACATTAACAGCAACACCAATACCAAGAACATTACAATTTTCGTTAATGGCAGCCCGTGATTTATCGAACATTACTACTCCTCCACCTAACCGCCAACCTGTTGAGACAAGATTGCAAGGATTTAACGAAGAAGTTATTCGTGATGCGGTGAGTTATGAGATTTCAAGAGGTGGGCAAGTTTTCTTTGTAAACAATCGAATCGAAAACATCAAAGAAATAGCAGGTATGATTCAACGTTTATGTCCTGAAGCTTCAGTTTTAATTGCTCACGGACAAATGCCTGGCGACGAATTGGAACAGAAAATGATGGCTTTTGTTGATGGCGAATATGATGTATTGGTAGCTACAACAATCATCGAATCAGGTTTGGATATTTCTAACGCCAATACCATTATTATAAATAATGCCAACCATTTTGGCTTAAGCGATTTACATCAAATGCGTGGACGTGTTGGTCGATCGAACAAAAAAGCGTTTTGCTATTTATTAGCACCGCCAATGCACGAATTAACCCCCGAAGCACGAAAACGACTAACAGCCATTGAGCAATATTCAGATTTAGGAAGTGGTTTTCAAATTGCCATGCGAGATTTAGATATTCGTGGTGCGGGAAACCTTTTAGGTGCCGAACAAAGTGGTTTTATTTCCGAAATTGGTTTCGATATGTATCAAAAAATTCTTCAAGAAGCTATTGAAGAATTGAAAGAAAGCGACTTTAAAGAATTGTACGCTGAAGAATTAGCCAATAAAGATTTTGTGCGTGAATGCCAATTAGAAACCGATTTGGAATTATTGATACCAGATGCTTACATCTCTAATGTTGCTGAACGTTTAACCATTTACCGCGAACTTGACGACTTAGACAATGAAGCACAAATTGAACAATATAAAACTCAATTAAAAGACCGTTTTGGTGAAATTCCTACAGAAACTATAGAGCTTTTTAACGCCTTAATTCTTCGGAAAATTGCTAAAAAAACTGGGTTTGAAAAATTGGTCTTAAAACAACAAAAACTCATTGGATATTTTATTGCCAATCAAGACTCGCTATTCTACCAATCCGACTCTTTTACCAAAGTGCTAAAATATGTTCAAAGCAACCCTCGTTTTTGTGCCATGAAAGAACGCAACGAAAAATTAACCTTGGTATTTGAAAACGTAAAATCTATAAAACAAGCTATAGAACTTATTGAGCCTATATTACAACCAACAGCAATCGCTTAG
- a CDS encoding SpoIIE family protein phosphatase, producing the protein MKKLSSILVIILLLSNLVRGQNIKSYNLHFGDTVSVIDDNDLKQGRWVYLGQDKIESWFKDYKPNQIVEEGYYKDNKKTGIWIRYHTNGKIQSELKYINDTIDGLAKYYDKNGLLIVEGIKKNKEFVGDYFIYDSSGKRFKKEASRKNNYAMLVFNGKAEKSGKGIPDVKIRVKREEVSTHVTTADANGNFNLNLELGFEYVISFKKENFNDYTIIVNTDVGEITDTTVYTLKNWKVNMSDNMATSISTDFMSFLLNKPSGKIYFNKKKKEFTSDGIYINLFKRQLRGISKSTQALLAQAAEDKKQLEIENLKMEAAQKMNEIYLLKQSQDLIEAEIKKKEAEILAQKLEKEKNEKDLSIAQQEQKIKDLKFDQQKAILEKQMLQAERSAKEIEHLAMLKKIQELELKEKQTALTKTNEDLAESVAENIKRGKELDFAKREKQIKEQELKQKMFYFYILVGGLFLVCLFAFFVFRSFRQKKKANILLEQQSVEILAQKSEIEQKSLLLEQKNLETEQSIQYAKRIQHAILPPHSEIEKYLKDYFILYKSKDIVSGDFYFFSDKHSKDGLIHIASVDCTGHGVPGAFMSVIGHEKLNDAVSVSKEPSQILAELNKGVKTALRQSAESTSTRDGMDLCLCSLPAKMEGETIDISYSGANRPLWIVRDKSEEIEEIKATKLAIGGFTEDLQEFEQHNVSLKKGDTIYLFSDGYADQFGGVKKKKLMTGKFKDLILSIQHLGMADQQNYLDTFIEEWMDGLEQIDDILVIGIKL; encoded by the coding sequence ATGAAAAAGCTTTCATCCATATTGGTTATTATTTTATTGTTGTCAAACCTTGTTCGGGGTCAAAACATTAAATCATACAACCTACATTTTGGAGATACTGTAAGTGTTATCGATGATAATGACTTAAAACAAGGTAGATGGGTATATTTAGGTCAAGACAAAATTGAATCCTGGTTTAAAGATTATAAACCCAACCAAATTGTTGAAGAGGGATATTATAAGGATAATAAAAAAACTGGCATTTGGATAAGGTACCATACAAACGGGAAAATTCAGAGTGAATTAAAATATATAAACGACACCATTGATGGCTTAGCAAAATACTACGACAAAAATGGGTTACTTATTGTTGAGGGCATAAAGAAGAATAAGGAATTTGTTGGTGATTATTTTATTTATGACTCTTCAGGAAAACGATTTAAAAAAGAAGCTTCCAGAAAAAACAATTATGCCATGCTCGTTTTCAATGGCAAAGCTGAAAAATCAGGCAAGGGTATTCCTGATGTTAAAATAAGAGTTAAACGAGAAGAAGTTTCAACTCATGTAACTACAGCAGATGCTAACGGTAATTTCAATCTCAATTTAGAGCTAGGTTTTGAATACGTTATTTCGTTCAAAAAAGAAAACTTTAATGACTACACTATTATAGTCAATACTGATGTTGGAGAAATTACCGACACAACTGTTTACACACTAAAGAACTGGAAAGTAAACATGAGTGACAACATGGCAACCTCCATAAGTACTGACTTTATGAGCTTTCTATTGAATAAACCTTCTGGAAAAATTTATTTCAATAAAAAAAAGAAAGAGTTTACTTCTGATGGGATATATATAAATCTTTTTAAGCGACAATTAAGAGGAATTAGCAAATCAACCCAAGCACTTCTTGCACAAGCAGCAGAAGACAAAAAACAACTTGAGATTGAAAACCTTAAAATGGAAGCTGCCCAAAAAATGAATGAAATCTACCTCTTAAAACAATCACAAGACTTAATTGAGGCTGAAATTAAAAAGAAAGAAGCGGAAATATTGGCTCAGAAATTAGAAAAAGAAAAAAACGAAAAAGATTTATCAATAGCTCAACAAGAGCAAAAAATAAAGGACCTTAAATTCGATCAACAAAAAGCTATTTTAGAAAAACAAATGCTTCAAGCCGAGCGTAGTGCTAAAGAAATAGAGCATTTGGCTATGCTCAAAAAAATTCAAGAGTTAGAGTTAAAAGAAAAACAAACTGCCCTTACAAAAACCAATGAAGATCTAGCAGAATCGGTTGCCGAAAACATTAAACGTGGCAAAGAATTGGATTTTGCTAAACGCGAAAAACAGATAAAAGAACAAGAATTGAAACAAAAAATGTTCTATTTCTACATTCTTGTTGGAGGGTTATTTTTAGTTTGTTTGTTTGCCTTTTTTGTATTCAGAAGTTTTCGCCAAAAAAAGAAAGCCAACATCTTGTTAGAACAACAATCCGTTGAAATTTTAGCTCAAAAATCGGAGATTGAACAGAAAAGCCTTTTGTTGGAGCAAAAAAACTTAGAAACCGAACAAAGTATTCAGTATGCAAAACGTATACAACATGCTATTCTTCCGCCGCATAGCGAAATTGAAAAATACCTAAAGGACTACTTTATACTTTATAAATCAAAAGACATTGTAAGTGGTGATTTTTATTTCTTTTCTGACAAACACAGCAAGGATGGACTTATCCATATTGCTTCTGTAGATTGCACCGGACATGGGGTTCCTGGTGCATTTATGAGTGTTATTGGTCACGAAAAATTAAATGATGCGGTAAGCGTTAGCAAAGAACCTTCTCAAATTTTAGCAGAATTAAACAAAGGTGTAAAAACAGCCTTACGTCAATCTGCAGAATCTACATCTACCCGAGACGGTATGGATTTGTGCTTGTGCTCTTTACCTGCAAAAATGGAAGGAGAAACCATAGATATCAGCTATTCTGGTGCAAACCGCCCATTATGGATAGTAAGAGATAAATCTGAAGAAATTGAAGAGATAAAAGCTACAAAATTGGCTATTGGTGGTTTTACAGAAGATTTACAAGAGTTTGAACAACACAATGTCTCATTAAAAAAAGGCGATACTATTTATTTGTTTAGTGATGGTTATGCCGACCAGTTTGGTGGGGTTAAAAAGAAAAAATTAATGACTGGAAAGTTTAAAGATTTGATTTTAAGCATACAGCACCTTGGCATGGCAGACCAACAAAACTACCTCGACACTTTTATTGAAGAATGGATGGATGGTTTAGAACAAATTGATGATATTTTGGTTATTGGGATTAAGTTGTAA
- the tgt gene encoding tRNA guanosine(34) transglycosylase Tgt produces MKFKLEKKDPKSKARAGTITTDHGEIKTPIFMPVGTAGTVKGVHQHELKEDIKAQIILGNTYHLYLRPKLDVLQEAGGLHKFINWNGPILTDSGGYQVYSLSGRRKIKEEGATFSSHIDGSKHLFTPEGVMDIQRIIGADIIMAFDECTPYPCDYKYAKNSMHMTHRWLKRCCERFDTTDPLYGYSQTLFPIVQGSTYKDLRVQSAEKIASFEREGNAIGGLSVGEPDDEMYEMCDIVTNILPEDKPRYLMGVGTPLNLLENIALGIDMFDCVMPTRNARNGMLFTSEGTINIKNKKWENDFTPIDPNGTSYVDNFYSKAYLRHLIVSKEILGAQIATIHNLAFYLWLVTEAREQILAGTFSSWKDMMVKKLGQKL; encoded by the coding sequence ATGAAATTTAAATTAGAAAAGAAAGACCCGAAGTCGAAAGCTAGAGCAGGAACAATTACTACCGACCATGGCGAAATAAAAACACCTATTTTTATGCCTGTTGGTACTGCTGGAACAGTGAAAGGCGTTCACCAACACGAACTAAAAGAAGATATTAAAGCTCAAATTATACTTGGAAATACTTACCACTTGTATTTACGTCCAAAATTAGATGTGTTACAAGAAGCTGGTGGTTTGCACAAATTTATAAATTGGAATGGTCCAATTTTAACCGATAGTGGTGGTTACCAAGTATATTCTTTATCAGGAAGGAGAAAAATAAAAGAAGAAGGAGCTACATTTTCATCTCATATTGATGGTTCTAAGCACTTGTTTACTCCAGAGGGAGTTATGGATATTCAGCGGATTATTGGAGCTGACATTATTATGGCTTTTGATGAGTGCACGCCCTACCCTTGCGATTACAAATACGCTAAAAATTCGATGCACATGACTCATCGTTGGTTAAAACGTTGTTGCGAACGATTTGATACTACCGACCCGTTGTATGGATATTCTCAAACACTTTTTCCAATTGTACAAGGTAGTACGTACAAAGATTTACGTGTTCAGTCTGCCGAAAAAATCGCTTCGTTTGAGCGTGAAGGAAATGCCATTGGAGGTTTATCGGTTGGTGAGCCCGATGATGAAATGTATGAAATGTGCGACATTGTTACCAATATTTTACCAGAAGACAAACCTCGATATTTAATGGGTGTTGGCACACCGTTAAACTTATTAGAAAACATTGCTTTGGGTATTGACATGTTTGATTGCGTAATGCCAACCCGAAATGCTCGTAACGGCATGTTGTTTACTTCTGAAGGAACTATCAACATTAAAAACAAGAAATGGGAAAACGATTTTACTCCTATCGACCCTAACGGAACAAGTTATGTAGATAATTTTTATTCAAAAGCTTATTTACGCCATTTAATTGTTTCAAAAGAAATTTTAGGTGCTCAAATTGCTACCATACACAATTTAGCGTTTTATTTGTGGTTAGTAACTGAAGCTCGCGAACAAATCTTAGCTGGTACATTCAGTTCATGGAAAGATATGATGGTTAAAAAATTAGGGCAAAAATTATAA
- the rsmG gene encoding 16S rRNA (guanine(527)-N(7))-methyltransferase RsmG: MSSSKLILNIITTYFPDLTELQVEQFARLKELYQLWNDQINVISRKDLEELYERHVLHSLGIAKVVSFKAGTKILDVGTGGGFPGIPLAILFPDCEFVLVDSIGKKIKVVSEVATALELQNVKAINARAEDVSGQFDFVVTRAVARINKFLPWVKGKLSPDSFNDIKNGVLFLKGGDLTEEIAESNKQVELFPLSNYFKEAFFETKEVLYTRVKK; the protein is encoded by the coding sequence ATGTCTTCCTCTAAACTCATTTTGAACATAATAACAACATATTTTCCAGATTTAACTGAACTGCAAGTAGAACAATTTGCTAGGTTAAAAGAGTTGTACCAATTGTGGAACGACCAAATCAATGTGATTTCACGTAAAGATTTAGAAGAGCTTTATGAACGTCATGTTTTACATTCGTTAGGTATTGCCAAAGTAGTTTCGTTTAAAGCTGGCACTAAAATTTTGGATGTTGGTACTGGAGGAGGTTTTCCAGGTATACCGTTGGCTATTTTGTTTCCTGATTGTGAGTTTGTGTTAGTAGATTCTATTGGTAAAAAAATAAAAGTGGTTAGTGAAGTAGCAACAGCATTAGAACTGCAAAATGTAAAAGCTATAAATGCTCGAGCAGAAGATGTGTCAGGTCAGTTTGATTTTGTGGTAACACGAGCAGTGGCTAGAATTAACAAGTTTTTACCTTGGGTAAAAGGAAAATTAAGCCCTGATAGTTTTAACGATATTAAAAATGGCGTGCTGTTTTTAAAAGGTGGAGATTTAACAGAAGAAATTGCTGAAAGCAACAAACAAGTGGAGTTGTTTCCATTATCGAATTACTTTAAAGAAGCATTTTTTGAAACTAAAGAGGTGCTTTATACTAGGGTGAAGAAGTAG
- a CDS encoding glycosyltransferase: MNKVITEQFLFVEFNHWLDFVVVAFLVMFLIQLFYYLGVFSRFAFAKPSEENESSQEPVSVVICAKNERDNLLNFLPEFLSQDYPIFEVVVVNDNSVDDTEDVLKAYSLQYPTLKIVTLPDSDRFYGSKKFALTLGIKAAKYDNVLLTDADCRPVSSKWIKSMSKYADKKEIILGFGAYEKQPGFLNKLIRFETLFTAMQYFSLALCKMPYMGVGRNLAYKKELFFKVKGFSKHQHILSGDDDLFVNEVANKTNTSIAFEKDAQTISLPKTTFSAWLKQKKRHLSTGKYYKFKHKVVLGLYPFSLFLLICCFLLLVVTQTSVYLILTLLLIRYLTQMLIFKLSIDKLEGKDLMLLIPVLELFYLVFQPILLIANFVKKNSRWS; encoded by the coding sequence ATGAACAAAGTCATCACCGAACAATTTCTTTTTGTTGAATTTAACCATTGGTTAGATTTTGTGGTGGTGGCATTTTTAGTGATGTTTTTAATTCAATTGTTTTATTACTTGGGGGTGTTTTCAAGATTCGCTTTTGCAAAACCAAGTGAAGAAAATGAAAGTAGTCAAGAACCAGTTTCGGTGGTTATTTGTGCTAAAAATGAGCGAGATAATTTGTTGAATTTTTTACCAGAATTTTTATCCCAAGATTATCCAATTTTTGAAGTGGTTGTGGTAAACGATAACTCTGTTGATGATACCGAAGATGTGCTTAAAGCCTATTCGTTACAATATCCTACACTCAAAATTGTAACGCTGCCCGATAGCGATAGGTTTTATGGTAGCAAAAAATTTGCGTTAACTTTAGGTATTAAAGCGGCTAAATACGACAATGTGTTGTTAACCGATGCTGATTGCAGACCCGTTTCATCGAAATGGATAAAATCAATGAGTAAGTATGCCGACAAAAAAGAAATTATTTTAGGGTTTGGAGCTTACGAAAAACAACCGGGTTTTTTGAATAAACTAATTCGTTTTGAAACCTTGTTTACCGCCATGCAGTATTTTTCATTAGCCTTATGCAAAATGCCTTACATGGGTGTTGGAAGAAATTTGGCTTACAAAAAAGAACTGTTCTTTAAAGTAAAAGGATTCTCAAAACACCAGCATATTCTTTCGGGCGACGATGATTTGTTTGTTAACGAAGTTGCCAATAAAACCAATACGAGCATAGCCTTTGAAAAAGATGCGCAAACCATTTCTTTACCAAAAACTACTTTTTCCGCGTGGTTAAAACAAAAGAAAAGACATTTGTCAACGGGTAAATATTACAAGTTCAAACATAAAGTTGTTTTAGGGTTGTACCCATTTTCTTTATTTCTTTTAATCTGTTGCTTTTTGCTATTGGTCGTTACTCAAACATCGGTTTATCTAATACTTACCTTATTACTTATCAGATATCTAACACAAATGCTTATATTTAAGCTTTCTATTGATAAATTGGAAGGAAAAGATTTGATGCTGTTAATTCCTGTTTTAGAATTATTTTATCTTGTTTTTCAACCAATTTTATTAATAGCTAATTTTGTAAAAAAGAATAGTAGATGGAGCTAA
- a CDS encoding sigma-70 family RNA polymerase sigma factor, translating into MELNPESNLSPKAQVDFDLVIRAREHHDEKAYAELMDKYRDSIFYMMLKMVKNTDDADDLTIEAFGKAFNRLHQYTPNYAFSTWLFRIATNNCIDFIRKKRMNTFSLDKDIDTEDGGMSFEVKDENLDPEERFIRKQKIRIMREIVDQLKPRYKSLVVLRYFREYSYEEIAEETDLPIGTVKAQLFRAREQLYALMIGKKGSF; encoded by the coding sequence ATGGAGCTAAACCCAGAATCGAATTTATCACCTAAAGCTCAAGTTGATTTTGACTTGGTAATTAGAGCTCGTGAGCACCACGATGAGAAGGCTTATGCTGAATTGATGGATAAATATCGAGATTCTATTTTTTACATGATGCTTAAAATGGTGAAGAATACCGACGATGCTGATGATTTAACCATTGAAGCCTTCGGAAAAGCATTTAATCGCTTACATCAATATACTCCTAACTATGCATTTAGTACGTGGTTGTTTAGAATTGCCACCAACAATTGTATTGATTTTATTCGTAAAAAACGAATGAATACTTTTTCGTTGGATAAAGATATTGATACCGAAGATGGAGGTATGTCGTTTGAGGTTAAAGATGAAAACCTTGACCCTGAAGAACGATTCATTAGAAAGCAGAAAATTAGAATAATGCGAGAAATTGTTGACCAACTAAAACCTAGATACAAAAGTTTAGTGGTGCTTCGTTATTTTAGAGAGTATTCGTATGAAGAAATTGCTGAAGAAACCGATTTGCCAATTGGTACAGTAAAAGCTCAGTTGTTTAGAGCTAGAGAGCAGCTTTATGCGTTGATGATAGGTAAAAAAGGCTCGTTTTAA